In Desulfofundulus kuznetsovii DSM 6115, the following are encoded in one genomic region:
- a CDS encoding metal-dependent hydrolase, which yields MTGSTHFAAGAALGATVGALTGQPAAGAVLGGVAGLLADIDHPGSKLGRKIRPLAVVLEERWGHRDSPTHTVMFCLPAGLFLGLLAGVFLGAPLLVLSGILGAVSHLVLDAMTKSGVRPFRVWLPKLPLPDFLPGRVKGKLERWNTWAAEVEGRTGKRHYRGEVVTGQDCREHIIAAVSWMVVALMMSISK from the coding sequence GTGACCGGTTCGACGCACTTCGCGGCCGGGGCCGCCCTGGGCGCGACGGTGGGCGCTTTAACCGGACAGCCCGCTGCCGGGGCCGTGCTGGGCGGCGTGGCCGGTCTGCTGGCCGACATAGACCACCCCGGCTCGAAACTGGGCCGGAAAATCCGCCCGCTGGCGGTTGTGCTGGAGGAAAGATGGGGCCACCGGGACAGCCCCACCCACACGGTGATGTTCTGCCTGCCTGCCGGTCTGTTCCTGGGCCTGCTGGCGGGCGTTTTTCTGGGTGCTCCACTGCTGGTGCTGTCCGGCATTCTGGGGGCGGTGAGCCACCTGGTATTGGACGCCATGACGAAATCCGGGGTGAGGCCGTTCCGGGTGTGGCTGCCGAAACTTCCCCTGCCTGACTTCCTGCCGGGACGGGTGAAGGGGAAGCTGGAGCGGTGGAACACCTGGGCCGCTGAGGTGGAGGGACGAACTGGGAAACGACACTACAGAGGGGAGGTGGTGACCGGGCAGGACTGCAGGGAGCACATTATTGCGGCGGTAAGCTGGATGGTTGTGGCGCTGATGATGAGTATCAGTAAATAA
- a CDS encoding VirD4-like conjugal transfer protein, CD1115 family, whose amino-acid sequence MNKVKIATFAVIGLAGLALVAALPVGVLVGAAAFGAYRYSRRTAAALFPLALGVGLALAFWYAADLINTLKHLGGTKPAVPLDIAGWMTMDRLDPANRMARVGLILGTLGGVVLALARGRGGELHDERHVHGLRVADSAAKGTRRWAGDRDIAHICEFGPPKKDDKFGGGIVLGRLKGRIVRAQPALKGKPPLPGHVMVAAGTGAGKTYSFVVPNAIAAACAGESIVLTDPKGELTCLLAPWLKSQGYDVYVFNLQYPEWGDRWNPVLECRDDEEITAFAMAIVHNAAKDSSGYFVMKEIQLLKALVYLLRADFPPEQAHLRSVLSLLAWPIEALDERFQNAYRAGRLPREGLEEWRGAVSSNIDNAVSGLTAKLGVIRAEPVAKLLAGVPGQMIDLSVLGRKKAALFCVLPVNSGHLKPVLATFYYFFFRRLYGLAAEYGGKLPNPTRFLLDEFANIGQVPGFTEIISTARSLGIYVQFILQSVKQLADVYGANELEVITGNCPVRLFLGGDDRTTTTYFSQQLGEAAVYSVSESKDVTMPWDRLDVAKRRETVVRRALMEPEELAGMDSMAAVCLMRWCLPLYLTKLGWEELPQAKEIKELAASTLADVAPKKDFRLELPEMPEIEEAPKPDRDRKRGGEKKGSRTDTADTGGDEDRDWLDDLFGPAQ is encoded by the coding sequence ATGAACAAGGTGAAAATTGCGACCTTCGCAGTCATAGGGCTTGCAGGGCTGGCCCTGGTCGCAGCGCTCCCGGTTGGTGTACTGGTGGGTGCGGCGGCTTTCGGGGCGTACCGGTACTCCCGCCGGACCGCTGCCGCCCTGTTCCCCCTGGCCCTGGGGGTGGGGCTGGCGCTGGCTTTCTGGTACGCGGCTGACTTGATAAACACTTTAAAGCATTTAGGAGGAACGAAGCCCGCCGTACCCCTGGACATAGCTGGCTGGATGACGATGGATCGGTTGGACCCGGCTAACCGGATGGCCAGGGTCGGGTTAATTTTGGGCACACTGGGCGGGGTGGTGCTGGCCCTGGCCCGTGGGCGGGGTGGAGAATTACACGACGAGCGGCACGTCCACGGCCTGCGGGTGGCCGACAGCGCGGCCAAGGGCACCAGGCGGTGGGCGGGTGACCGGGACATAGCCCACATCTGCGAGTTTGGCCCGCCGAAAAAGGACGACAAGTTTGGTGGAGGAATCGTTTTGGGCCGTTTGAAGGGGAGAATCGTGCGGGCACAGCCCGCGCTCAAAGGGAAGCCGCCTTTGCCGGGACACGTAATGGTGGCCGCCGGGACGGGTGCGGGCAAGACGTACAGCTTTGTCGTCCCAAACGCTATTGCGGCGGCCTGCGCGGGAGAAAGTATAGTGCTGACCGACCCCAAGGGGGAGCTGACGTGCCTGCTGGCCCCGTGGTTGAAATCGCAGGGCTATGACGTGTATGTATTTAATCTCCAGTATCCCGAATGGGGCGACCGGTGGAACCCGGTCCTGGAGTGTCGTGACGACGAGGAAATTACAGCGTTTGCGATGGCCATAGTGCACAACGCGGCCAAGGACAGCAGCGGGTACTTTGTGATGAAAGAGATCCAGCTCTTGAAAGCCCTGGTCTACCTGCTCCGGGCCGACTTCCCGCCGGAACAGGCGCATTTAAGGAGTGTGCTCTCCCTGCTGGCGTGGCCGATTGAAGCACTTGACGAACGCTTCCAGAACGCATACCGGGCCGGGCGGCTGCCCAGGGAGGGGCTGGAAGAATGGCGCGGGGCGGTATCCAGCAACATCGACAACGCCGTATCCGGCCTGACGGCCAAACTGGGCGTGATCCGGGCGGAGCCGGTGGCGAAGCTCCTGGCCGGGGTGCCGGGGCAGATGATAGACCTGTCGGTTTTAGGGCGCAAGAAAGCGGCACTGTTCTGCGTGCTGCCGGTGAACAGCGGTCACCTGAAGCCGGTGCTGGCGACGTTCTACTATTTCTTCTTCCGGCGCTTGTACGGCTTGGCCGCCGAGTACGGCGGGAAGCTGCCCAACCCGACCAGATTTTTGCTGGACGAGTTCGCCAACATCGGTCAGGTGCCCGGCTTCACGGAGATCATCTCTACTGCCCGGTCTCTGGGGATATATGTGCAGTTCATTCTCCAGAGCGTAAAGCAGCTAGCGGACGTATACGGGGCGAACGAACTGGAAGTCATCACGGGCAACTGCCCGGTAAGGCTGTTTCTAGGCGGCGACGACCGGACGACTACCACGTACTTCTCCCAGCAGTTAGGGGAAGCGGCAGTCTACAGCGTCAGCGAATCGAAAGACGTGACCATGCCCTGGGACCGGCTGGACGTTGCGAAGCGCCGGGAGACGGTGGTCCGCCGGGCTTTGATGGAGCCTGAAGAGCTGGCGGGGATGGACTCCATGGCGGCGGTGTGCCTGATGCGCTGGTGCCTGCCCCTGTACCTGACCAAATTGGGCTGGGAGGAACTGCCGCAAGCGAAGGAGATAAAGGAGCTGGCGGCCTCCACGCTGGCGGACGTGGCCCCGAAAAAAGACTTCCGGCTTGAGCTGCCGGAGATGCCGGAGATAGAAGAGGCTCCGAAGCCGGACAGGGACAGGAAGCGCGGGGGCGAGAAGAAAGGAAGCAGGACTGATACTGCTGACACCGGCGGCGACGAGGACAGGGACTGGCTCGACGACCTGTTTGGCCCGGCCCAGTGA
- a CDS encoding type II toxin-antitoxin system PemK/MazF family toxin, whose product MATPLRGEVWLVDLNPVRGHEQAGRRPALVVSVDMFNSGPAELVVVLPITTKDKGIPLHVRIDPPEGGVKETSFVKCEDIRSVSTERLTARLGRVSRDVMALVEDRIRILLGL is encoded by the coding sequence ATGGCAACCCCCTTGCGCGGCGAAGTCTGGCTTGTTGACCTCAATCCTGTTCGCGGTCACGAACAGGCGGGCAGGCGCCCCGCCCTGGTGGTTTCGGTGGACATGTTCAACTCAGGGCCTGCGGAACTGGTGGTCGTCCTGCCCATTACCACGAAAGACAAAGGGATCCCGCTTCACGTGAGGATTGACCCACCGGAAGGTGGGGTGAAGGAGACGAGTTTCGTCAAGTGCGAGGACATCCGGTCCGTTTCGACCGAGAGGCTGACTGCCCGGTTGGGCAGAGTTTCCCGTGACGTCATGGCGCTGGTGGAGGACAGGATAAGGATATTGCTGGGCCTGTAA
- a CDS encoding HU family DNA-binding protein — translation MTKADLIKAVAEKADLTQKAAARAVDAFIEAVQEAVGKGEDVRIPGFGAFVVKERAERQGRDLRTGEVITIPARKVVAFRAGKELREAVN, via the coding sequence ATGACCAAAGCGGACCTGATTAAAGCCGTAGCCGAAAAGGCCGACCTGACCCAGAAAGCCGCCGCCCGCGCGGTAGACGCTTTTATTGAAGCCGTGCAGGAGGCGGTGGGCAAAGGCGAAGATGTGCGCATCCCCGGCTTCGGGGCCTTCGTAGTGAAGGAGCGGGCCGAGCGCCAGGGCCGGGACTTGAGGACCGGGGAAGTCATCACCATCCCCGCCCGGAAAGTGGTAGCTTTCCGCGCCGGGAAGGAACTACGGGAAGCGGTGAATTAA